The following nucleotide sequence is from Solanum dulcamara chromosome 7, daSolDulc1.2, whole genome shotgun sequence.
TGAAATCAAAATCAGACAAGTAATGTGTATACATGGTGcgttttattttaataatatactACTAGATTAAACAAAAAACTTTCGAATTGGTGGTAGCCTCTATCTTAAAATCAAATGTTTTattaatgttttcatgaagtAACTGTTCTATTCCCTTGAGAGTTATATTATATACAGTCATTATGGTGTGAAAAATGGTATATTTACGTTGAGTTAAAATGGGATGAAATATGAGTCCGTGTTTAACTCTATTCAATATGAAGTGTTGATAGAATCACGATCGGCTAAACAATAAATCATAGCTCATAAGTGGATCAAATTGAGTTAATAAAGAGGTGAGTCCCTAAACTTAACTGAATTGAACAAGTTATATTTCTATGGACTAATTTTATCACCCTCCATATAACAAATTATATGTGGTAACTATAGGTGACTTTAATCATTTTAATTAACAAGTACAATTCAACAATTGCTATTGGATCAAACTAATTATTAGGAATGTGCATTGGTCAATTCGGTtcaattttatgtattatcaaTTTGATTTATCTGTTTCGATTTTTAAATATACTTAACcaataaccaactcaataagatatttttatcGTTTTTGGTTTATCGATTTTTTGTCCTTAACGGTTCGATTTTCGATTtgaccaataagaaaatgctcataaaataattatatgacttCTCCAACAATTTGGTGTGACAAGAcaataatgtaattttgtagAATACTCATCAAATAgaaacaatagtaacatgaaaagaactatactagtgcaacaaaaataaaagaactagGAAAATAACGTAAATTGAAAGCTAAAGGACAAAAATAGTAACCAATactgatattaatatttatttatgtaggGATAGTAATAAATTAATACTATGTTAATGGTTATCAATTTAACCAATAACTcaatattaaaaaaactaaTATCTAATAATATTGTCAGTGTAGTTTCAGAATCAAATACAACAAAGCTAATTTCTTTCagttaattttttgttttgacttttcaatTTTAGGGAATAATACAATTTAGTCAAACTGTAATATCTCCTTAGTTTGTCCAGAGGTCAGATTTAGCCGCtcttttttttgtattattctttaactgtatacatatatatatatatatacccagGGGAAAAATAGCATAATCCCCGAGATACGTAAGAATAGTATTCACAAAATGTTAAAGTAATGTAGACTATTGGTGTCAATTCAACCAGATAATTGTATTTGTTGGGCTAAATCAGTTCAATGAAATTCTTATCGTTATATGATATTAGTTGCTTTTAGTTAAGACTATACGATTTTCCTCAAAAGGCTTCATATTATTAAAAGGTCCTACATCTTATATGAAAAATTTcaatcttttcatctattaatgtGGACTTTGCTTGCACACTCAACAATCTTTTCCTCAAACTAAGTTTCATGTGACCCATCACATGATTCACaagtcaatttttgagatttaCTATGTTCACCTATATAATTTAAGTCTTTTTATGTCAATCGAAGCCCATAATTGTGGTTAGTGTTTCCAGGGaatgttcaatttttttccataGAATAAGTAGGCCAACATATCATCAGAATTTACAGATTTAACAGAAAACAAAGAAATTGGATCCATTTCATTTCCTTATACACTATGCATACATGTATGTGACATTGTTGAGTCCCTAATTAATCGGCTCATTAAGGATTTGAGATTCTTTATATAATTTTGAGCAATAATTTTGACTTCATGAATTACTCTTTTGGAATTAAATTACgttcaaattttatttcttttatcagATTCCGCGCTAAAACAAGATAAGCCTTTGAAGTGTATCCCGAATTCATCAGCCATTGAAGCAAATTGATGATCTTCTGAATAGGTCCAACCATAGCCAAAATTTGATGGCCCCAATTTTAATCTATTATTGATGCAAATTGTTGGCTTTGATTGGCCCCATCATAATTTCTAGACTATTTTTGTTGATTTGTGGTTCATTTTAgagaaaatgaaagaagaagcaaaacagtccaaaaaaataaagcatGAGCTGTACAAGTATTAGTGATTCTAAGGATTGGGGGATGACATAACAAAAGAGCCTAATGGGACCCTACAACTTAATTAAATTTCAGCATATTGTCATACGACCCCTCAATCCTCTTAGTGCTTTTTTTcacctttaattaattaaatatttctctaaatacattacaagaaaaaaagaaaaagaaaaagaaaactttaATTTTAGTATAAATATGTGAACCAAACCCTCCTTTCATTTCACAGCCAAATAGAAATTAAACTTTATTGTCTTTTGCAACTCTAGCATTTTTGGGTGAGAGACAAAGTGCTAGAAATTTGCAATAATTTGGGTAGAAACATTAAAAAAGAGAGATGGCGGGTATTTCTGGTCATTGGGCTTTTGCTTTTGGTGTCCTTGGTAAATTAATTAACCCGTTTTTTCCTTCTTGCTTCTGAAAATATTCCTAGGGAATTCCTTAAAAAATGATCACAaacatattatttttctttgagcTGATAATTTCaccttaattatcattttttcataAGATTAATCTTAGtcagaaaaatattatttaacccactatattaattttttttattcctttAATTGCAATTTGCAGGTAATATTATCTCATTCATTGTGTTCCTTTCTCCAATGTGAGTctccatttatttttcttgttttcttgaAACTTTTAGGTATATTGGCTTATAATTAATTTGACTAACGTCATATTATATATCATACTTGTTTAGACCAACGTTTTATAAAATTTACAAGAAGAAATCAACGGAAGGATACCAATCAATTCCATACGTGGTTGCTCTCTTTAGTTCCATGCTCTGGATTTACTATGCACTTTTGAAGACCAACACAACACTACTCATAACTATTAACTCATTTGGTGTCTTCATTGAAACTATCTACGTTGGTTTCTACCTTTTCTACGCACCAAAGAAAGCCAAGGTACGTCAGTTTttacaataaaatttattttgcaTAAATGAAGAACGTAACGTACACATAAgtctaatatatatttatatttatacagGTCCAAACTATAAAAATGCTCATGTTATCAGTGGTTGGTGGATTTGGTGCAATCATTCTTGTTACTCAATTTCTATTCAAAGGAGCCGTTCGTGGACAAGTTGTTGGATGGATTTGCCTTATTTTCTCCTTATGTGTATTTGTTGCACCCTTAGGCATAGTGGTAAGCAATTTTACatgcaaataataattattcACGTATTTCATAACTTAATCTTTTGATTTCTCATTTTATATAATGCAGAGACAAGTTATTAAAACAAAGAGTGTGGAATACATGCCACTTCTCTTATCAGTTTTTCTCACATTAAGTGCTGTGATGTGGTTCTTTTATGGTCTTCTACTAAAGGACATTAACATTGCTGtaagttaattaattttttacatGTAATTTTTTTCCATGTTAACTTAAACTATCTCAATGTTTAATAGTAATTTGTTTGTTGTGTTTTGTAGGCTCCAAATGTATTGGGATTTATCTTTGGTATACTCCAAATTGTGTTGTATGTAATATATAGCAAAAAGGAGAAGGCCATCTTAAAAGAGCAAAAACTTCCAGAGATACAAAAGCCCGCAGTAATTGTGGTGGATGACAACACAAATGTTAATAATAAGAAGCTTCCAGAACTCACACAAGAACAAATTATTGATATAGTGAGGCTTGCAGGTTTACTGGCTTGTACAGATAAAGTACAGGTTGCCACGTGTCCACATGATCATACTAATTGTGGAGTTGAGGCAACTAATAATAATGTAGAAAACATGCCTAAGCTGCCAACTGTGGAAGCCACCTAATTAGTAAAGTAGTTAGTACTTAGTAGAACTAAAAATTGTGGATTTAATTTGGCATTAATTCCTTTGTTTAGCTTTTCATAATACTCATGTGTTATTTGTAAACAAGTTATCTCTATTTTGTGTAAGCTTTCTCTTCCCATATGTCCTATAGTACTATTCATAAAGGAATAAAATGGTTACCattaaattaaagtatatatatgttggcggTATTGGTTTTATAATTTATGAACGTCGGccgtaaatttttatttttaacaaaacatatttcatttatttaatCTCAGCGTTCAATTATTTTGAGAGTATCAAGTTATTATTCAAAAACAAATTACGACACTTAAATCTGCGTCACGAAATTCCCTTTCTTTAGTGTCGGGATCAAAACAGTAGCCATCTTATACTTAAGGGGTGTCAAATGACTTCTTCGTCGAAAAAATACACTGATTGGCTATGTCTATGAAAACAAATTAATCATTCCGACAAATTAAATGACTTTTTAAGAATATATAACTTGTCtgtataaatgtttttataCCATTAATGAATAAAAAAGTTATCTTCCACTGCTGCGAATGATAATTTTTCAGTCGTGGTTAAAATTATGGAAACTTACACAAAATTCACtagtttaggagttaattaCTTAGATACACTCTAGTTTGCAATAATATGAATCATACTAGATTTTGGTGCGTATACGTCTAGATAAATGTATCTCAGAATACATGGAGTCAAAATTATGTGTAATTTGTTCTAGATACACTATATTTAAATGGATTTGCATGTATCTGGGATGTATAGacaaatctcgctcgcctccctCCTATCTCGCTTGCCACTCTCCTATGTATCTGGTGTcacagatacatgcgaatcacacAAGATACatacagatacatgtatctagtgtgatttgCATGTATTTGGGATACACGACTATGTCGCCCGACTCTCTCCCCATCTCGTTCGTCTCTCTCCCTATTTTAGTGTATCTGGtagcaaaaatacatatatctagGTGTATTTTCCTCAATATATGGTATGAAATTcttaattaatgataaaaaaatgtaattatttgaaagtatagataaaattaatatatatgttatgagTAGTTTTTGTGAAAAATTAttcataaaggaaaaaaaataagttccAAGTCAatatattttctctttatttttttcttataaaaagaGTCAAAATATATCTTTGTACTAGGTGAAATCATTATATATGCCCATCTTCAATTAAAATCAGGTGATTtatattttaatgatttttcatCAGTGAAAAAAGGCAAATGTAAATAATGGAGGTAGGTTTTTCCCAACAGCATGGTCAGTTTTGACGAATATTAATGGAGGAAAAATAGAGAATTTTACACAATTTTGgagcaaaattggaatttttcccaactaattaaccaaaagaagaaaaaattgggATAGACTATTGATGAAAGCCCGTAGGTAGTAATATAAAAATTTtctgaagaaaaataaataaaaacaaaatttattgGAGTTGTCTGTATATATGACTCTTTTATAAGTGTTTTTTTACTAATATGATTTGTTGTGAGATGGATGGAATTCCTATTCTTTGATTAGTGGTCTTGAGAAAAAATTATGTTGAAACTACTACCTAAAAAATGAACCTTATAATATATGAATTCAAATCAGTCGAACTCCTATACAAATatgaaatcaaataaaaaaaagaatcgAATAAAAATATATCCCTATAAAATAGTCAATATTAAAATATAGGCTTACAAACTACATTACCAGTCAAAGATTCAacctttttcaaaataaaactgAGCCCTAGTTAGGTTATCTTTTCAAACCACAAAGGGAGCCgtcaatttttaaattaattacgTACAATCTTTTTCCATTGAGTTGATTAATTAATCTAAATATGTGGGGATGATAATTGATAAAATATGAATTGTTTTTACATAAAGCTATATTAACTTTTTGGTTCTTTTCCGATATCGGTGGAACCGGTCATTAATTGTGTAATGAGGTCCTTTCTTTGAGACTTTAAGaagaaaatatctttaattGTAGTCCtctcttttttaatttgatatttttaattagagaaGCATATTCTTTAGTCTGTACAAGCAAATACTTAACGTAGAAGAAAAATAAGTAGTATTTCGTCTTACATAAAGGTATATTTAGGGTGGCAGACAAAGGCTAAGTTAgaattttaattgaattttatAATAACGATTTCAAGTGTTAATAATTaagtttttaatttaatatttatacatatttaataaaaaatttaatatttatttgatttcaaaagttATTGAATTCGACTAGATTCATATTCGGACATCTAACTCCGCCCCATGCCAGACTAACTTGAGACATTTATACTCCTTTTGGATGCACATATCTTTAATGCCTGTATACATGGGATATTGTACATTCTCAACGTACTGCATAATCAACTAGTTTTATTTAGGGAGAAAGTTTAAATTTGTTCTTCAACTTCGCAAAATTATTCATTCATACCCTTCGTTAAAATTTTTATTGAAAAGAGAACCTCGTTGTTATGTCCAAACGTACCATGTATGccttttatatttaataaaatatgttgaATTTGTGCCCTAAATTTATAACATTAAGTAATGTTAtgataatttaactttaagtaACAATTTTTTGATAACGAATCAATTCGTTAGTTGTGAATTAAACAAGGTGCTAACTAATTATTGtgctaaattatttttaaaatatttattaaattaaatacgTTATTCTTTTATAATATGCATTAATATGAAGAAATTAATAGAAAAGAGGGCAAACTTGTCAAATCATAATTAacttatatgtattttaatagaTTTAAAGAATGGctacaaaaaaatcaaaataagggagGTAGACGTAATATCGTAAACCACAGAGGAGGTGAGTGATATAGAGCAAAACATGGAGGGAGGAATCTGAAATTAtccctttatttttttataatttatataattacataataaaactattttctctttattgtgACTATATATAGCATATCAAGCAAAatgaagttttattttaaaaaattatgacaaAATGTTCTCATTGGTCAATTTGAACTATATATTTAGATGAACTGAATTGAGTGCATAGACTATATTAATGACCCGCGCACCCAAATTTAGACGGGCCAGACGAATTATATTTTCATGAGCTAATTTCATAAATAGCTTAGTCCTAAAATTTAATAGGTCGAAATAGCTACCGTTTAAGTAATTACATTTCGTAATTATAGCTATAACAacagtttgtataattcgcataTCCATTTGTCTAATTCGCTGCCAATATACAAAtctgtttgtataattcgctggCAATATACAAACAGggtaaatatatacaaattctatatttatacattttagaAATTTTTCAGAACTTATACAAATAAAATGTATCAATATTATAAGAGATAATACATCAAAACACCCTCAACTTGGCAGCATAACTTACTTTAGTGTTTTAACTACAAAGGTGTTTAAATGTCCATTAACAACTTTGAAATGAATTAAATATCACTCTGAGATCATAAAACCACTCTCACTTGCCACATCATCGCCATGTAAGCACCACATCACTGCCATGTCAGCACCAcgtcattaattttatttattctttcacactacttaaattaaattatcctaattaattaattaaaaatatattttttaaaatcaaaatataaaaatggcCCATTTTTATTTTCCCCCAAACCCCACCCCCGCCCCCTCCCCCACCTACCCCCtcacttctttcttctttccttttcactaggggtgtacatggaccgagttgattcggattttttacaaaccaaaccaaatcatttgtgtcggattgttaaatctataaaccaaaccaaaccaataaaaatcgggtttttcgatatcaatttttctcgggtttttcgggtttttcggattttttcgggtttctcgaatttttcatagtatctaataaaaagcacagagcagtgcttcttaaaaagagtctagtacaaaatatcaacatataagatggagacagaacactgtttgaagttttaactttataatataactttataagatggactttttttgtatattatttagatggacttctcaaattcaaatctaaatgtaagaaagaaaacaaaaattatgaaaaaaatttaaaaaatatttataaattatattttaataaatatttttatgtataacataatttaaaagtagtatatctataatcgagtcggtttgggttcggtttgactttttttaattaaaaccaaaccaaccctataatggtcggattttttttcGAAACActaaaccaagtcaaaccaaaccactagtcgggtttttttttcggtttgattcggtttgtcggtttggtgcggtttatcgatttgccctcTACAACCCTacttttcaccatttttattcCTTCATTGTtccatttttttcctcttcagATTTTTAGCTCATTTTTCCCCTTCACATTAATGGTGCTTTATTTTTAGAGGAAAAAACTATCTATTCTTATTTGCTTATCTCattttgagaaaaaagaaaaaatgaaagaggATAAGAAAAAAAGTGGG
It contains:
- the LOC129895811 gene encoding bidirectional sugar transporter N3-like; the protein is MAGISGHWAFAFGVLGNIISFIVFLSPIPTFYKIYKKKSTEGYQSIPYVVALFSSMLWIYYALLKTNTTLLITINSFGVFIETIYVGFYLFYAPKKAKVQTIKMLMLSVVGGFGAIILVTQFLFKGAVRGQVVGWICLIFSLCVFVAPLGIVRQVIKTKSVEYMPLLLSVFLTLSAVMWFFYGLLLKDINIAAPNVLGFIFGILQIVLYVIYSKKEKAILKEQKLPEIQKPAVIVVDDNTNVNNKKLPELTQEQIIDIVRLAGLLACTDKVQVATCPHDHTNCGVEATNNNVENMPKLPTVEAT